A genomic region of Parus major isolate Abel chromosome 14, Parus_major1.1, whole genome shotgun sequence contains the following coding sequences:
- the LOC107211182 gene encoding acyl-coenzyme A synthetase ACSM4, mitochondrial-like isoform X1, which yields MKLLFKLQRLKLLWTLKLPNRTFHGHPRLLSSDVYSQYESIRQGKQEIPKYFNFASDVLDKWSEIEKAGKRPSNPAFWWINGKGEEVKWSFEELGFLSRKVANVLTKECGLQKGDRLILILPRIPEWWLVKVACMRAGIVIIPGTSQLSAKDILYRLQASKATCIITTDKLAPAVDSVVSQCQFLKTKLMVSKGSREGWLNFTELYQKQSADHSCIKTRIQDPMIIFFTSGTTGSPKMTQHSQGSLGFRPLLSERYWLDLTPSGMIWNTADTGWILTSIASFFDPWVFGSCIFIHNLPQTDSAVILNTLCRFPVDALVGAPTLFRMLVQNDLSKYKFMNLKYCMSGGEPLNPEVMEKWKSQTGLDIHEVYGQTEVGIICSVFKGMKIKPGSMGKAAPLYDVQIVDKNANILPPGQQGEIAVRSKPIRPLGFFSEYLDNPKKTAESERGDFYVTGDKATMDEEGYFRFIGRDDDIIISSGYRIGPFEVESALIEHPAVVETAVVSSPDPLRGEVVKAFVVLSPAFLSTDPTSLIRDLQDHVKKTTAPYKYPRKVEFVKELPKTVTGKIKRNELRDKEWGRL from the exons ATGAAGTTGCTGTTCAAATTACAGAGGCTAAAACTCTTGTGGACTCTGAAGCTTCCTAATAGGACTTTCCATGGACATCCCAGGCTGCTTTCCTCTGATGTATATTCCCAATATGAGTCCATCAGACAAGGCAAACAGGAGATACCAAAGTACTTTAACTTTGCAAGTGATGTACTGGATAAATGGTCTGAGATTGAAAAG GCTGGAAAGAGACCATCAAACCCTGCTTTCTGGTGGATAAATGGCAAAGGAGAAGAAGTGAAGTGGAGCTTTGAGGAGCTGGGGTTCCTGTCTCGGAAAGTGGCCAATGTGCTGACCAAAGAATGCGGACTGCAGAAGGGAGACAGGCTGATCCTCATCCTACCACGAATTCCAGAATGGTGGTTGGTCAAGGTGGCTTGTATGCGAGCAG GAATTGTCATAATCCCAGGAACATCCCAATTATCAGCCAAAGACATACTGTATCGACTCCAGGCATCGAAGGCCACGTGCATCATTACCACTGACAAACTGGCACCTGCAGTGGACTCAGTGGTGTCCCAGTGCCAGTTCCTGAAAACCAAGCTAATGGTgtccaaaggcagcagggaggggtggCTGAACTTCACTGAGCTGTACCA AAAGCAATCTGCTGATCATTCCTGTATCAAAACAAGGATTCAAGATCCAATGATTATCTTCTTTACCAGTGGAACTACAGGATCTCCAAAGATGACTCAACATTCCCAGGGCAGTCTTGGTTTCAGACCCCTTTTAAGTGAAAG GTACTGGTTGGATTTGACTCCCTCTGGCATGATATGGAACACAGCAGACACAGGATGGATACTAACTTCAATAGCATCTTTTTTTGATCCCTGGGTTTTCGGATCATGCATCTTTATACATAACCTACCACAGACTGACTCAGCAGTCATCCTAAAT ACTCTCTGCAGATTCCCAGTTGACGCTCTGGTCGGTGCTCCAACATTGTTCCGCATGCTGGTACAAAATGATCTCTCAAA ATACAAATTCATGAACCTGAAGTACTGCATGAGTGGAGGGGAACCGCTCAACCCAGAAGTCATGGAGAAGTGGAAGAGCCAGACTGGGCTGGACATCCATGAAGTATATGGCCAGACTGAAGTG GGAATAAtctgctctgtttttaaaggaatgaaGATTAAACCTGGATCAATGGGGAAAGCAGCTCCCCTTTATGATGTTCAG atTGTAGACAAAAATGCCAATATCCTGCCTCCAGGACAACAGGGGGAAATTGCTGTCAGAAGCAAACCTATAAGGCCACTTGgttttttctctgaatattta GATAACCctaagaaaactgcagaaagtgAACGTGGGGATTTTTATGTCACTGGAGACAAAGCGACTATGGATGAAGAAGGATATTTCCGGTTTATTGGCAGAGATGATGACATCATCATTTCTTCAGG GTATCGCATTGGGCCATTTGAAGTAGAGAGTGCCCTGATAGAGCACCCAGCTGTGGTAGAAACAGCTGTTGTCAGCAGCCCAGACCCCCTGAGAGGAGAG GTCGTGAAAGCATTTGTGGTTCTGTCCCCAGCCTTTTTATCCACTGACCCAACAAGCTTAATTCGTGACTTGCAAGACCATGTCAAGAAAACTACTGCTCCATATAAATACCCTAGAAAG GTGGAATTTGTCAAAGAGCTGCCAAAGACTGTCACTGGGAAGATCAAGAGGAATGAATTAAGAGATAAAGAGTGGGGACGGCTATAG
- the LOC107211182 gene encoding acyl-coenzyme A synthetase ACSM3, mitochondrial-like isoform X2 → MRTFIKSWIPQCLWILRSPCRSFHGNNRLLTSQIVSHYVSIIQNKKELPEYFNFASDVLDEWAQLEKDGRKPANPAFWWVNDEGEEVKWSFQELGSLSRKAANILSEACGLQRGDRVTAILPRVPEWWLLNVACMRAGIVFIPGTSQLTAKDISYRLQASKAKCIITNDTLAPAVESVLPGNQFLKSKLIVGQGSRDGWLNLKELLA, encoded by the exons ATGAGAACATTTATTAAATCCTGGATTCCTCAGTGTTTGTGGATTCTCAGGTCACCTTGCAGATCATTCCATGGAAACAACAGACTTCTTACATCTCAGATTGTTTCCCATTATGTATCTATAATCCAGAATAAAAAGGAACTGCCAGAATATTTCAACTTTGCAAGTGATGTCTTAGACGAGTGGGCACAACTGGAAAAG GAtggaagaaaaccagcaaaTCCAGCTTTTTGGTGGGTCAATGATGAGGGAGAGGAGGTGAAGTGGAGCTTTCAGGAGCTGGGCTCTCTGTCCAGGAAGGCAGCCAATATACTTTCTGAAGCCTGTGGTTTGCAGAGAGGAGACAGAGTTACAGCAATTCTGCCTCGTGTTCCTGAGTGGTGGCTCCTGAATGTGGCCTGCATGCGAGCAG GAATTGTCTTTATTCCAGGAACATCCCAATTAACAGCCAAAGATATCTCATACCGACTCCAAGCTTCCAAGGCCAAGTGCATCATTACCAACGACACACTGGCACCTGCAGTGGAATCTGTCCTGCCTGGCAACCAGTTCCTGAAAAGTAAACTCATTGTAGGCcaagggagcagggatgggtggCTGAACCTCAAAGAACTCCTTGCGTGA